GGGCGGCAGGATGCGCTCGTCACCGCCGCCAGCATCATCCGCAAGGTGAGTGCCCTCGCAGGCACTATCGCCGCCCGCTCGAACGAGTATTTCTGCGCCACCATCGGCAAGATCGAGGTTTTGCCCAATGGCCCCACGATCATCCCCGGCCGTGTTGAGATGATGCTTGATGTGCGCTCGACGGGCGATGAGGCCAAAGCCGAATTCCTTGCCGGCCTCTCAGCCGCCCTCGGGGAGGCCGGCAGGGAAGGGTGCGGGATCGACCGGACCCTCCTTGCAACATCGCCCGGCGCGCCCATGGACAGCGGGCTTCAGGCCGCCCTTGGCAAAGAGGCCAAAGCGCTGGGTCTTGCCGGGATGGATGTGGCCAGCGGGGCGGGGCATGACAGCGCCCACCTCTCGCGATTCGCGCCGGTAGCCATGGTCTTCATCCCCTGCAGGGGCGGCCTCAGCCACTGCCCCGAAGAGGAGGCAGATCCCGATGCCATCGCCAAAGGCGCCGCCGTGATCACGCGCAGCGTCCTCGCTCTCGCAGAAGAAAATGGTGCCTGTTAATTCAGGGAGCGCCGGTGTTATTCACTTCTCATCATTGAGATGGCAGGCCGAGAGGTGGTCGGCGGAAATCTCCCTGAGCCCGGGGACCTCGCTCTTGCACCGCTCGGTTGCGAACGGGCAGCGGGGGTGGAAGTGGCAGCCGCCCGGCGGGTCCAGGGGCGAGGGGATCTCGCCGGTGATGGGCTCATATTTGCGCCTGCCCACTTCAAGCCGCGGCACCCCGGCCAGCAGGGCCTTGGTATAGGGATGGTTGGGCTTCTTGGTGAAACTGCTGATCGGTGCCGTCTCAACGATTCGGCCCAGATACATCACGATCACCCTGTCCGAGATATGCTCGATCACCCCGATGTCGTGGCTGATGAACAGATAGGTCAGCTCATAGTCATCGCGCAGCTTAACAAAAAGGTTGAGCACCTGCGCCTGTATCGACACATCAAGGGCGGCAATCGACTCATCGCACACTAAAAGCTCGGGCGAGACGGCAAGCGCGCGGGCAATGCCGATACGCTGGCGCTGCCCGCCGGAAAACTGATGCGGGTAGCGCTGCAGGGTGTCGGGGTCAAGCCCCACCCGCGCCAGCATCTCGCCGGCAAATTCGGCCTTCTGACTACGCTGGATCAGCCCGTGGAAGATCGGCGCCTCGGTGATGATGTCAATGACCCGCTTGCGCGGATTGAGCGAGGAGAAGGGGTCCTGGAAAATCATCTGCGTCTGCAGGGCCAGCGTCCGGTCGGCGGTTTTTGTCTGGGCGGTGTCAAAGTCCACCGTCCCGCCGGTCGGCGGCAGGATACCCGCCACCATCCGCCCCAGCGTCGACTTCCCGCATCCCGACTCGCCGACAATGCCGACAACCTCGCCCCGCTGCACGGTAAAGGAGACATCATCGACGGCATGGACGATCTCCTCCCTGTAATCCTGCCCCAGCTTATTCAGGAATCTGGTGATGACATCAAGCGGCTTGATGAAGTCCTTTGAGAGGTTTGAGACACTCAGAATGGGTTTCATCACGTTATCTCCCCTCCGGTGTTAAAGCAGCGCACAAGGTGCCCCCCGCCCATATCAACGTCATCCGGGCTCTCGGAAAGGCAGCGCTCGGAGACGAGCGCGCAGCGGTTCTGAAAGGCGCACCCCCGGGGCAGATTCAGGAGCGAGGGGACCATCCCGTCGATCTGCTGCAGGGGCTTGCCGCGTTTGTTCTGGGACGGCACGCTGCCCAGCAGCCCGCGGGTATAAGGGTGAAACGGGCTTACGATGGTGCGCTCGATCGTGCCCTGCTCAACCACGCGCCCCGCATACATCACGCAGATCCGGTCGGCAATGCCGGCAACAACGGCAAGGTCGTGGGTGATCCAGAGCAGGGCCGTTTTCGTGTCCTTGCACAGGCGCTGCATCTCATGGATGACCTGCCCCTGGATGGTGACATCAAGGGCGGTTGTCGGCTCATCGGCAATAATAAGGTCCGGCTTGTTCAGCATGGCAATCGCAATGGAGACGCGCTGGCGCATGCCGCCGGAGAACTGGTGCGGGTAGGCGCGCATGCGCTCCTCCGGTGCCGAGATGCCCACAAGCCCCAGCGCATCCCGCGCCCGGGCGCGGGCATCGCCCGCACTCACACCGCTGTCATGGGCCTGGATGGCTTCAGTCATCTGCGTCTCAACACGAAGGACGGGATTGAGTGTCATCATCGGATCCTGGAAGATCATGCTGATGCGGTTGCCCCGGAGATCCTGCAGCTGCTGCGTGCTCATGGCGGCGATGTTCTCGCCCTTGAACATGATGCTGCCGCCGACAATCCGCCCCGGCGCATCCACGAGCCCCATCACCGAGAAACCCGTGATTGATTTACCCGACCCCGACTCGCCGACAAGCCCGACAACCTCGCCGGCATGGATATCAAAGCTGACCCCGTCCACCGCCTTCACCACACCTGCCTTGGTGAAAAAATGCGTCTTAAGATCGTCAATCTGAAGGATGGGTTCTGCCATGGCGCCCCCTCACTTCTGCAGGCGCGGGTTGAAAATATCCCGCAGCTGGTCGCCGACAAGGTTGATCGACACAATCGTGATCAGCAGCGCAACCCCAGGGAAGATGCTGATCCAGAAATCGCCGGTATACATGAACTCAAAGCCGTTGCCGATGAGCAGTCCCAGCGAAGGCTCGGTGATGGGAAGCCCCAGCCCGAGGAAACTCAGCGTCGCCTCAAGGGAGATGGCATGCGCCGTCTGCAGGGTGCCCACCACAATCAGCGGCGCAAGGCAGTTCGGCATGATGTGGCTGAGGATGATCCGCCGGTTGCTGAGCGCCAGACACTGCGCCGCCTCCACATACTCCTTGTTTTTCTCAACCAGCGCGCTGGCCCGCGCCGTCCGCGCGTAATACGCCCATTGCACCAGCACCAGCGCGATGATGGTCTTATCAACCCCCTTGCCGAAAATGGCAAGGATGATCAGCGCCATCAGGATGGCGGGGAAGCTGAGCTGGATATCAACGATACGCATGATGAAGCTCTCAAGGCGGCCGCCGAAATAGGCGGCAATGAGCCCGATCGTCGCGCCAATGGCCAGCGCGACAATGCCCGAGAAGGCGCCGACGCCAAGGCTGACCCGCAGCCCGTAGAAGATCGACGACAGCATGTCCCGGCCGGCCCCGTCGGTGCCGAGCCAGTAGACATTGCCGGCAAAATCCTCGGCACCCGGCGGCAGCCGGCTGTTCATGATATCGACGCTGCCCAGATCATAAGGGTCGGTCGGCGATATCCACGGCGCGAAAAGCGCGATAAACAAAATCACCGAGAACACCCCGAGCGCGGCAACCGCAAGCCGGCTCTCGGAGAAATCGGACCAGAACTTCCGCAAGCCCGATGCCGGCACCGGCGGGGTGGGCGGGGTGATGTCTGCCGCATTGCCCATCACTTCGCCCCCCTGATGCGGACCCGCGGGTCAAGGAAAGAGTAAAGGATGTCCACCACGAGATTAAGCGTCACGAATATCAGCACAATGATCATGAGATAGGCGACGATCACCGGCCGGTCGAGATTGTAGATCGAATCGATGATCAGCTTGCCCATGCCCGGCCAGGCGAAAACCGTCTCGGTGACGGTTGAAAACGCGATCAGTGAGCCGAACTCAAGGCCGATGACCGTGACAATCGGGATCATGATGTTTTTCAGCAAATGCACCTGGATGATGCGCCCCTCGCGCACGCCCTTGGCCCGGGCGAACTTGATATAGTCCTGCAGGATGATCTCGCGTGTCCCCGCCCGGGCGAGGCGGATCACCGAAGAGAGTTTAAAAAGCGCCAGGTTGAAGGCCGGCAGGAACAGATGCGCCAGCCCGTCAAGCGTGAAGATGGAGCTCGTGATGCCAAGATAGGTGGCCGTCTCGCCCCGCCCCGTTGACGGCAGCCAGCCGAGATAGACCGAGAAGAACATGATCAGCAGGATGCCGACCCAGAATGTCGGCATCGAAAACCCGAGTATGGACCCCGCCATGATCGTCCGGCTCACCCGCGCCTCAGGCTTAAGGCCGGCATAGATGCCGAGCGGGATGCCGAAGACCACCGCCAGCAGCAGCGAGAACAAAGCCAGCTCCATCGTCGCCGGCATGCGCTGGATGATCAGCTTGAGCGCCGGCTCGCCGAAAATGAACGACCGACCGAGCTCGCCCTTAAAGGCATTCACAAGGAAAAACCAGTATTGTTCGCTCACAGGCCTGTCAAGACCAAGATCGCGGATCACCCGCTCAATCTCCGCCTGGTCGGATTCGGGGTTGATCAGCATGTCAACGGGATCGCCGACCAGATTCACGCCGCTAAAGACCAGCAGTGACATCACAAAAAGAACGATGAGGCTTTGAAGTGAGCGGCGGAGAATAAAAGCTGTCATTTATCTCATCCTCATACGCAAATATGCCCACACAGCAGCGGCATTGCCGTCTGCTGTGTGGGATTGCGCATAGAATAGACGCTGGCGAAGCAGGGGATTAGTTTTTACCCAGCCCCATGATCAGGGTGAACTCGTCCGTGCGCGGCTGGTATTTGTAGCCCTTCTTGGACGCCCATGTGTTCACCTGATAATGCAAAGGAATAACGCCGTAATTCTCACCGACGGCGATTTCCGTGGCTTCGGCAAGATACTTGCCCCTGTCATCGGCATCAACCGTTGCCAGCGCCTTTTGTATAAGCCCGTCAACCTTGGCGTCGGAATGACGTCCGCGGTTGGCCGCACCCATCCCCTTGTCCTTATCAAAGGTATGGAGCAGGGCCTTGAGCGGGGAGGAGGCCTCGCCCGAACCGGCACCCCAGCCCAGCACCATGAAGCTGAACTCAGGTGAGCCGTCCTTGCCGCCCCTTGAGGCGCGCTTGAAATAAACCGCCTTCGGCATCGTCTCGACACTGGCGTCAATGCCGACACGGGTCAGCATCTGGGCAAGCGCTTCAGCGATTTTGGCATCATTGATATACCGGTCGTTCGGGCCATGGATGACCATCTTGAAACCGTCGCCGTAACCCGCCTCGGCCATGAGCTTCTTGGCAAGGTCAGGGTCGTATTTCACTGGCTTCATCTTTTTTGACACACCGTGGAAGCCGTCGGGCAGGAGCTGGCCGGCCGGCACGGCAATACCCTCCATCACGCGCGCGACAATCGCATCACGGTTGATGGCATGCGAGATGGCCCTGCGGACACGCACATCCATCAGGGGGTTTTTGATCTTCCCGCCGCCCTTGGCATGCACGTGCGGTGAGTCCGGACGGTACTGATCCATGTGCAGGTAGATGACGCGGTTCGACGGACCGCTGCTCAACTCAACCTTGCTGTCCTTCTTAAGGCGGGCCACATCAAGCGGCGGCACGCTGTCGATGAAGTCAACATCACCGGCAAGAAGGGCCGAAATACGGGCCGGACCGGCTTTGATCGGCTTGAAAGTGACCTTGTCAAACGCCGCTTTCTTGCCGAAATAGTTATCATTGCGCTCAATGACGACACGGTCACCAGGCACCCATTCGACAAACTTGTACGGACCCGTGCCGATAGCGGCCTTGCCGCTGTTATAGTCCTCGGTCGATGCGCCCTTTGCGGCCTTCGATGAGACAATGCGCACCGTCGACATGTCATTGGGCATCAGGGGGTAAGGCTCTGCCGTCTTCACGTGGATGGTGTAATCATCAACCTTGGTGAAAGTCTTGCCCTTAAGGTAGGTGACAAAGCTTGACGGCGAGTTCGGCACATTCTGCGCCCGCTCGACGGTGAACAGCACATCGTCAGCCGTAAAGGTGCTGCCGTCATGCCATTTAACGCCCTTGCGGAGCTTGAACTCCCAGGTGGTGTCATTGACCGGCTTCCAGGATACGGCAAGATCCGGAAGATGCTGCTGGTTCTCATCGGTG
This portion of the Parvularculales bacterium genome encodes:
- a CDS encoding ABC transporter permease, which gives rise to MTAFILRRSLQSLIVLFVMSLLVFSGVNLVGDPVDMLINPESDQAEIERVIRDLGLDRPVSEQYWFFLVNAFKGELGRSFIFGEPALKLIIQRMPATMELALFSLLLAVVFGIPLGIYAGLKPEARVSRTIMAGSILGFSMPTFWVGILLIMFFSVYLGWLPSTGRGETATYLGITSSIFTLDGLAHLFLPAFNLALFKLSSVIRLARAGTREIILQDYIKFARAKGVREGRIIQVHLLKNIMIPIVTVIGLEFGSLIAFSTVTETVFAWPGMGKLIIDSIYNLDRPVIVAYLMIIVLIFVTLNLVVDILYSFLDPRVRIRGAK
- a CDS encoding ABC transporter substrate-binding protein; the protein is MKFLRLFLIMLAGCAFSLAASAEELRVGLKSEPSSIDPHYHNLGPNNGFARHIFSSLVSTDENQQHLPDLAVSWKPVNDTTWEFKLRKGVKWHDGSTFTADDVLFTVERAQNVPNSPSSFVTYLKGKTFTKVDDYTIHVKTAEPYPLMPNDMSTVRIVSSKAAKGASTEDYNSGKAAIGTGPYKFVEWVPGDRVVIERNDNYFGKKAAFDKVTFKPIKAGPARISALLAGDVDFIDSVPPLDVARLKKDSKVELSSGPSNRVIYLHMDQYRPDSPHVHAKGGGKIKNPLMDVRVRRAISHAINRDAIVARVMEGIAVPAGQLLPDGFHGVSKKMKPVKYDPDLAKKLMAEAGYGDGFKMVIHGPNDRYINDAKIAEALAQMLTRVGIDASVETMPKAVYFKRASRGGKDGSPEFSFMVLGWGAGSGEASSPLKALLHTFDKDKGMGAANRGRHSDAKVDGLIQKALATVDADDRGKYLAEATEIAVGENYGVIPLHYQVNTWASKKGYKYQPRTDEFTLIMGLGKN
- a CDS encoding ABC transporter ATP-binding protein; protein product: MAEPILQIDDLKTHFFTKAGVVKAVDGVSFDIHAGEVVGLVGESGSGKSITGFSVMGLVDAPGRIVGGSIMFKGENIAAMSTQQLQDLRGNRISMIFQDPMMTLNPVLRVETQMTEAIQAHDSGVSAGDARARARDALGLVGISAPEERMRAYPHQFSGGMRQRVSIAIAMLNKPDLIIADEPTTALDVTIQGQVIHEMQRLCKDTKTALLWITHDLAVVAGIADRICVMYAGRVVEQGTIERTIVSPFHPYTRGLLGSVPSQNKRGKPLQQIDGMVPSLLNLPRGCAFQNRCALVSERCLSESPDDVDMGGGHLVRCFNTGGEIT
- a CDS encoding oligopeptide/dipeptide ABC transporter ATP-binding protein, with amino-acid sequence MKPILSVSNLSKDFIKPLDVITRFLNKLGQDYREEIVHAVDDVSFTVQRGEVVGIVGESGCGKSTLGRMVAGILPPTGGTVDFDTAQTKTADRTLALQTQMIFQDPFSSLNPRKRVIDIITEAPIFHGLIQRSQKAEFAGEMLARVGLDPDTLQRYPHQFSGGQRQRIGIARALAVSPELLVCDESIAALDVSIQAQVLNLFVKLRDDYELTYLFISHDIGVIEHISDRVIVMYLGRIVETAPISSFTKKPNHPYTKALLAGVPRLEVGRRKYEPITGEIPSPLDPPGGCHFHPRCPFATERCKSEVPGLREISADHLSACHLNDEK
- a CDS encoding ABC transporter permease is translated as MGNAADITPPTPPVPASGLRKFWSDFSESRLAVAALGVFSVILFIALFAPWISPTDPYDLGSVDIMNSRLPPGAEDFAGNVYWLGTDGAGRDMLSSIFYGLRVSLGVGAFSGIVALAIGATIGLIAAYFGGRLESFIMRIVDIQLSFPAILMALIILAIFGKGVDKTIIALVLVQWAYYARTARASALVEKNKEYVEAAQCLALSNRRIILSHIMPNCLAPLIVVGTLQTAHAISLEATLSFLGLGLPITEPSLGLLIGNGFEFMYTGDFWISIFPGVALLITIVSINLVGDQLRDIFNPRLQK